The following is a genomic window from Stenotrophomonas maltophilia.
GTGCCGGAAGCAGCAGCGTGGTCACGAATGAAAGCGCCTTGCTGTCGCGCGCGGCAAAATAGGCAGGCGCTTTTTCCGGCAGCCATACTTCGTTGAAGTGGCGGCGGAAGTCCTCGTAGAACTCGTTGGGATACAGCTTGGCCGGCACCGTGCGCCCATCCGGGTAGGTGTGGTCATAGGTGGGCAGTGCGTTGGTGTCGACGCCCCGCTGGTCCCTCAGCCACTTGCAGAACAGGCGTCCTTCGGAGATGTCCGGCACCAGCGCCTGCGGCAGGGTGTAACCGGCGTCTTCAAGCGGCGCGATCAGATTCAACGTCAGCTCATTGAGCATCGAGAAATGGGTGTACGGCACCTTGGCCCGGTTCTGCAGGTAGCGCTCGATATGCGCGGGCATCACCGCGTTGGCACGCCCCTGCTGCCATTCCACCACCCACTGCGCAACCTTCACCGAGAACTTGCGCGACAGCCACTGGCCCAGGTTGATGGCCAGGTAGGGATGGATCCAGGTGCCCTGCAGGGTCGGTTTGCCACCGGAGACCACGTGGATCAGTTCGTGCTCGGCCAACCCGGTCTGGACGGTCAGCTCGTGCAGGAACTCCTCCGTCGATTTCAATGCCCGGTAGTCCGACCAGCGCTTGTTGACGGACTGGCACAGCGCGGTGGCGCTGATGTAGCCGTCACGGGCGCGCTGCGGGATCACGGTGCCTTCCTCCATGCGTGGGATCAGGGTCATTTGCTGCATGCGTCACCTCGTGCCGTTGTGGGCCTGAAAGGGTAGGCAACGCCGTGGCCCCGGGTCTGTAGGAATCGTTGTGTTTTTCATGGCAAGCCGGCGTAGCGTCGAGCAAGCTCGACGCTACGGGAGGCCAAGAAGCCGTCGAGCAAGCTCGACGCTACACAAGCCACCCCACGGCGGCGTATGGTGGATGCCCGTCCTCCTGCCGAGCCGTGCATGTCCCAGCCTGACATTGCCGCCGACCTGGCACCGCGCATTGCGGTGGCCATCGCCGATGGATTCGAGGATTACCACGCCCGCTTCGCAACCATTACCGCGCGTGCACGCCAGCGCTTCGAACAGCGTGACTGGGCCGGCGCGCGCCAGGACGCGGTCGAGCGCATCGCGTTGTACGACCTGTGCATCGCCGGACAGATGGATGCCCTGCGCCGCCTGGCCGGCGAGCGGGTGGGTGAGCGCGCGCTGTGGCTGCAGGTGCATGCACGTTACAGCGCGCTGCTGCAGGGGCTGATCGACGCCGAGTTGTACAAGACCTACTACAACACGCTGTCGCGTCGCCTGTTCGCCACCCGCGGCGTGGACCCGGCGCTGGAGTTCATCGCCTTCGATGTCGAGCCGTCCGATGCGATCACCCACCCGGTTGCGCGGCATACCTATGCCGTTTCGCCAACGCGTCCAGTGGAAGCCCTGCAGCGGGTGCTGGCCGACTACCGCTTCGACATCCCCTATGTGCACCAGCTGCGCTGCGCAGCGGCGATCGTGGTGCGTCTGCAGGATGATCTCGCACACTGGGGCGATACACCGGTGCGCAGCATTGAACTGCTCGACACGGTGTTCTATCGCGAGCGTCGCGCCTACCTGGTCGGTCGTGTGTTTGGCGAGCACCGCTTCTCGCCCTGCGTGATCGCCCTGGTCAACGATGAGCGTGGCCTGCGTGCCGACGCGGTGCTGACCCGACGCCGCGATGTCGCCCACCTGTTCGGTGTGTCACGCAGCTACTTCCA
Proteins encoded in this region:
- a CDS encoding KilA-N domain-containing protein, producing the protein MTLIPRMEEGTVIPQRARDGYISATALCQSVNKRWSDYRALKSTEEFLHELTVQTGLAEHELIHVVSGGKPTLQGTWIHPYLAINLGQWLSRKFSVKVAQWVVEWQQGRANAVMPAHIERYLQNRAKVPYTHFSMLNELTLNLIAPLEDAGYTLPQALVPDISEGRLFCKWLRDQRGVDTNALPTYDHTYPDGRTVPAKLYPNEFYEDFRRHFNEVWLPEKAPAYFAARDSKALSFVTTLLLPAP